TCTACATCGTGTTCTGGCTGGCGCACTCCTTCTTGGTGCCGTGGTTGACCTTCCTACGGTCGCCGTGCTTGGCCGAATCGCCCGAGTCGGGCGGTTTGCAGTCGTGGGTGGACGAGGTCATGGCCCGCCAAGGCAAGCGACCGGCTACCGTACGCGTTCACGAGGGCGGCCTCGTGAACGCGTTCGTCCTGTGGGGGATCCGCAACCCGTGGCTGCTGGTCGGCGAACGGCTGTTCACGGAGCTGTCGCTCGATGAGGTGCGGGCCGTGCTCGCGCACGAAATCGCCCACATCGTGCGAGGGGACCACGTGAGGTTGCTGTTCTCCGGAGTCGCGTGGGCCGCAGCGATCACCGTCTGCTCTCAACTC
The Acidobacteriota bacterium genome window above contains:
- a CDS encoding M48 family metalloprotease is translated as YIVFWLAHSFLVPWLTFLRSPCLAESPESGGLQSWVDEVMARQGKRPATVRVHEGGLVNAFVLWGIRNPWLLVGERLFTELSLDEVRAVLAHEIAHIVRGDHVRLLFSGVAWAAAITVCSQLVIVPLFAADRPALAIAAITVCNTLYFVALGVMMRRVEHATDLLAVDLLGGRGEPLASALEKMALVKRASAKQKGMTHPSVQNRVEAIRAVSEGSG